The Acidimicrobiia bacterium DNA window GTCGACGGCATCGTCGAAGCGGTCATGACCGTCCTCTCGGACGACGTGGACGACCGGCAGCGTGCGGCTGCGATCGAGGAGGGCGACGTGTTCGCACCACTGTTCGCCCAGGTGCGGCGGCGTCACGCGGGCGTCGACGTCGAGCACCGCGTCGAGCGCGTGCGCTTCGTGGGACACGACCGCGCCGAGGTCCGCATCGCGGTCGGGCTCGGCGGACCCGGCGCCGGGACGATGCTGTTCGAGGGCGTGGTCGTCCGCAGCGCGGGACGCTGGCGAATGGGTCACGAGCTCTGCGCAGCGATCCTGCGCGCGGGCGGCGTGCGCGTGACGCCGAGCTGACGGCCGCCAGTGCGCGAGGGCGACCGTAGACTCGGGCGCCGATGCCCGATCCCGTCCGCGTCCGCTTCTCACCCGCGCCCACCGGCTACCTCCACGTCGGCGGCGCGCGCACCGCGTTGTTCAACTGGCTCTTCGCACGTCACCACCACGGCACGTTCATCCTGCGCATCGAGGACACGGACGTGACCCGCTCGCGTGAGGAGTGGGTCACCGGCATCCAGGCGACGATGCTGTGGCTCGGGCTGAACTGGGACGAGGGCCCGATCCTCCAGAGCACCCGCTTCGACGCGTACCTCGCCGCCGCCGAGCGG harbors:
- a CDS encoding ClpX C4-type zinc finger protein, whose translation is MCTFCGRDLWEVDRYVTGATGAICAECVALADRALTDAPAGERAVTLPPRVFGGSPDEHAVDGIVEAVMTVLSDDVDDRQRAAAIEEGDVFAPLFAQVRRRHAGVDVEHRVERVRFVGHDRAEVRIAVGLGGPGAGTMLFEGVVVRSAGRWRMGHELCAAILRAGGVRVTPS